One genomic region from Prevotella sp. Rep29 encodes:
- the ftsZ gene encoding cell division protein FtsZ, producing MEDIFDIQPNEQSSERQEKFDILDFGMPERGDSIIKVIGVGGGGGNAVNHMFKEGIHDVSFVLCNTDNQALNDSPVPVHLQLGKEGLGAGNKPEKARLAAEESIEDVRKMLNDGTKMAFITAGMGGGTGTGAAPVIARESKKLGILTVGIVTIPFRFEGPKKIDQALDGVEEMAKHVDALLVINNERLRELYPDFTVLDAFAKADDTLSVAAKSIAEIITIHGLMNLDFNDVKTVLKDGGVAIMSTGYGEGDGRVKKAIDNALNSPLLNDNDVFNSKKILLNITFANEDGQHASLMMDEMNDVNDFMAKFGNDFEIKWGLAIDPELGPKVKVTILATGFGIENVDGMNNHLRRHTEEEASRIAEEEEKAAERLDRRNRFYGSDGSTTQYKRRPHIFLFRPEDLDNEDIILAVENTPTFRRTRQMMEDIRKQANGDVVADKNETPSQPVAGVINFE from the coding sequence ATGGAAGATATATTTGACATACAGCCCAACGAACAGTCCAGTGAGAGGCAGGAAAAGTTCGATATCCTCGATTTCGGGATGCCCGAGCGGGGAGATAGTATTATCAAAGTCATCGGTGTAGGCGGTGGTGGTGGCAATGCCGTGAACCACATGTTTAAAGAAGGCATTCACGATGTGTCGTTCGTGCTTTGCAACACCGATAACCAGGCACTCAACGACAGCCCCGTTCCCGTCCATCTGCAGTTAGGAAAGGAAGGATTGGGAGCAGGAAACAAACCCGAAAAGGCGCGTCTGGCTGCAGAAGAGAGTATCGAGGATGTGCGCAAGATGCTCAATGATGGAACGAAGATGGCGTTCATCACTGCCGGAATGGGTGGCGGAACAGGTACGGGAGCAGCACCCGTCATCGCCCGGGAATCGAAAAAACTGGGCATCCTGACCGTTGGTATAGTTACCATTCCTTTCCGTTTTGAAGGTCCGAAGAAAATCGACCAGGCGCTTGATGGCGTGGAGGAGATGGCGAAACATGTAGATGCCCTGCTCGTTATCAACAACGAGCGTCTGCGCGAGTTATATCCTGACTTTACCGTGCTCGATGCGTTTGCCAAGGCAGACGACACGTTGAGCGTTGCAGCAAAATCCATTGCAGAAATCATTACCATACATGGATTGATGAACCTCGACTTCAACGATGTGAAGACCGTTCTCAAGGACGGTGGAGTAGCCATCATGTCAACAGGCTACGGCGAGGGTGACGGACGTGTGAAGAAAGCGATTGACAATGCGCTTAACTCACCGCTGCTCAACGATAATGACGTGTTCAATTCCAAGAAGATACTTCTCAACATCACCTTCGCCAACGAAGACGGCCAGCATGCCAGCCTGATGATGGACGAGATGAACGATGTGAACGACTTCATGGCGAAGTTTGGCAATGACTTTGAAATCAAATGGGGTCTTGCCATCGACCCGGAACTCGGTCCGAAAGTGAAAGTCACGATTCTTGCTACAGGCTTCGGCATCGAGAATGTGGATGGAATGAACAATCACCTCCGCCGACACACAGAAGAGGAGGCAAGCCGTATAGCCGAAGAGGAGGAAAAGGCAGCCGAAAGACTCGACCGCCGCAACCGTTTCTATGGTTCTGACGGCAGTACGACACAGTATAAGCGTCGTCCGCACATCTTCCTTTTCCGTCCGGAAGACCTTGACAACGAGGATATTATTCTTGCTGTCGAGAACACACCGACGTTCCGCCGCACCCGTCAGATGATGGAAGACATACGGAAACAAGCCAATGGAGATGTCGTTGCCGACAAGAACGAAACGCCCTCCCAGCCCGTTGCCGGTGTAATCAATTTCGAGTAA
- a CDS encoding GatB/YqeY domain-containing protein codes for MNIFDQISEDIKAAMKARDKVRLDTLRNIKKVFLEAKTAPGANDTLEDADALKIIQKLAKQGRETAQTYVANNRQDLADGELAQVAVLEEYLPKALSEAEIEAEVRKIIAETGASSMKDMGRVMGAASKQMAGRADGRLISEIVKRLLA; via the coding sequence ATGAATATATTCGATCAAATCAGTGAAGACATCAAGGCGGCGATGAAAGCCCGCGACAAAGTGCGCCTTGACACGTTGCGCAACATCAAGAAGGTGTTTCTCGAGGCAAAGACGGCTCCTGGAGCCAATGATACGCTTGAGGACGCCGATGCCCTGAAAATCATTCAGAAATTGGCTAAGCAAGGGCGTGAGACGGCGCAGACATACGTTGCAAACAACCGGCAAGACCTTGCCGACGGTGAGTTGGCACAGGTTGCCGTGCTCGAAGAATATCTCCCGAAGGCGCTGAGCGAGGCTGAAATTGAGGCGGAAGTGCGCAAGATTATTGCCGAGACGGGTGCCAGTTCGATGAAAGACATGGGGCGTGTGATGGGGGCGGCAAGCAAACAAATGGCTGGTCGTGCCGACGGGCGGCTCATATCGGAAATCGTGAAGAGGCTGTTGGCGTAA
- a CDS encoding IS1634 family transposase: MYVRKKHNRSGSTSVVVVSKASGKYKEIKSFGSSTSEEEIHSLCDKAAAWIRSFGGQQELDFDDRKGKEVEETERFLSNIDNVLINGTRLLLDQVYDSIGFNRIPDEILRHLVIARVSQPRSKLATVDYLKSYYDEDVDLNHIYRYMDKLYNTQMELAQQISVEHTRKLFGGKIGLMFYDVTTLYFETAQTDVLREPGFSKDGKTAESQVILGLLVSEGGYPLSYSLFNGSQYEGFTMIPMIDDFKQRFNLGKDFVVVADSGLMNKNNVTLLQEAGYNYILGARIKSESASVKQWILSLEKVDKACYDYKRENGERLIVSYSDKRAKKDAYNRDRGIVRLRKAYKTGRITKSQVNKRGYNKFLEISKDIEVVISEEKIAEDCQWDGLKGYITNTDLDAERVIAEYHGLWVVERAFRISKGTLEMRPMFHFTERRIEAHVCICFIAYKVYKELERLIAINKIGMSVDKVLEAAKTITTIRVRMPKNGTYFTKTLFLTEKHLAVKPLFDISGNKS; the protein is encoded by the coding sequence ATGTATGTACGCAAGAAACACAATCGTTCCGGCTCTACAAGTGTGGTAGTGGTCAGTAAAGCGAGTGGAAAGTATAAAGAAATAAAATCGTTTGGCTCCTCTACATCCGAAGAGGAAATACATTCATTATGCGATAAGGCTGCTGCATGGATACGTTCATTTGGCGGTCAGCAAGAACTTGACTTTGATGACCGCAAGGGAAAGGAAGTCGAGGAGACAGAGCGTTTCCTTAGCAATATTGACAACGTGTTGATAAACGGTACTCGGCTTCTGCTTGATCAAGTCTATGACAGCATCGGCTTCAACCGGATTCCCGATGAGATTCTGCGTCATTTGGTAATCGCAAGGGTGTCGCAGCCCAGAAGCAAACTTGCCACAGTAGATTACCTGAAGTCATATTATGATGAAGATGTTGACCTCAACCACATCTATCGCTACATGGACAAGCTCTACAATACCCAGATGGAGCTTGCGCAGCAGATTAGCGTAGAGCACACCCGGAAACTGTTCGGAGGCAAGATTGGATTGATGTTCTACGACGTGACGACGCTCTACTTTGAGACAGCACAGACGGACGTATTGCGTGAACCGGGGTTTTCAAAGGATGGAAAGACGGCAGAGTCACAGGTTATACTCGGTCTGCTTGTATCAGAAGGAGGCTACCCGCTTTCATACTCTCTGTTCAACGGCAGCCAGTATGAGGGCTTCACCATGATACCAATGATAGATGACTTCAAGCAGCGTTTCAATCTGGGGAAAGATTTTGTTGTGGTGGCAGACTCAGGCTTGATGAACAAGAACAATGTCACTTTGCTGCAGGAGGCTGGCTACAACTACATACTTGGAGCCCGCATCAAGAGCGAGAGCGCAAGCGTGAAGCAATGGATTCTCTCTTTAGAGAAGGTTGATAAAGCCTGTTACGACTACAAACGTGAGAATGGGGAAAGACTTATCGTCAGTTATTCCGACAAGCGTGCAAAGAAGGATGCCTACAACCGTGACCGCGGAATTGTCCGATTGAGAAAAGCCTATAAGACCGGACGCATCACGAAGAGTCAGGTGAACAAGCGTGGCTACAACAAGTTTCTTGAAATCAGCAAGGACATAGAAGTCGTCATCAGCGAAGAGAAGATTGCAGAGGACTGCCAGTGGGACGGACTCAAGGGCTACATCACCAATACAGACCTTGACGCCGAGCGTGTCATTGCCGAGTATCATGGACTCTGGGTGGTGGAACGTGCATTCCGTATTTCAAAAGGAACTCTGGAAATGCGTCCGATGTTTCATTTTACAGAACGTAGGATAGAGGCACATGTCTGCATTTGCTTCATCGCCTATAAGGTATATAAGGAACTGGAGCGACTCATTGCCATTAACAAGATTGGGATGAGTGTCGATAAGGTGCTTGAGGCAGCCAAAACTATCACGACAATCAGGGTAAGGATGCCTAAAAACGGGACTTACTTCACTAAGACACTCTTCTTGACGGAGAAGCACCTCGCAGTGAAACCACTTTTCGACATATCTGGCAACAAATCTTAA
- the infB gene encoding translation initiation factor IF-2, translating into MSIRLSKAIGELNIGLQTAVEFLEKNSSLGEVKPIPSFKLNDKQYAALVEEFKGDKETKKEAASIFPKHQKEKKRPEPAVIETVTEKPQVKTVGKIDLDNLNKKPAAKKSAATEKKEEPKQQAPAENLPKKEETKPVQKEEPKKETAPVAKKEEPVTAQTATEKPAPETPKQETHEQKVFTLKSEQKAAPQVNVLGKIDLDSLNQSTRPKKKSKEERRKEREEKALQRGEKKKRVRINKERVDINAAANQAEKQSQNPKNKEKKPKNKKRNQRMLEVNEEDVARQVKETLARLTSKGQNKKGAKYRKEKREAVQERIHEEMAAQSAESKVLKLTEFVTVSELATMMNVGVNQVIGTCMSIGIMVSINQRLDAETINIVADEFGYSTEYVSAEVQNAITEEEDQEEDLIPRAPIVTVMGHVDHGKTSLLDYIRKTNVIAGEAGGITQHIGAYNVELPDGRQITFLDTPGHEAFTAMRARGAQVTDIAIIIVAADDSVMPTTKEAIAHAQAANVPMVFAINKIDKQGANPEKIREDLANMNLLVEDWGGKYQCQEISAKKGIGVEELLEKVLLEAEMLELKANPNRKATGSIIESSLDKGRGYVSTVLVANGTLKVGDVVVAGTSYGRIKAMFNERNQRIDSAGPAEPCIILGLNGAPTAGDSFHVMETEQEAREITNKRVQLQREQSLRTTKTIGLDDISHRIALGEFHELNIIVKGDTDGSIEALSDSFIKLSTEKVQVNVINKAVGQISENDVMLASASDAIIVGFQVRPSAEARKLAEREGVSINTYSIIYDAIDDIKSTMEGMLDKVKKEIVTGEIEVKQVFKISKVGTVAGGLVIDGKVHNKDKARVVRDGIVVHTAPIDALKRYKDDAKEVATGLECGISLVNFNDIQVGDIIETFTEVEVEQKL; encoded by the coding sequence ATGAGCATCAGATTAAGCAAAGCAATAGGTGAACTGAACATCGGACTCCAGACGGCAGTGGAGTTCCTCGAGAAGAACAGCAGCTTGGGCGAAGTGAAACCCATCCCCTCTTTCAAGCTGAACGATAAGCAATATGCTGCACTCGTTGAAGAGTTCAAAGGCGACAAAGAAACCAAGAAAGAGGCAGCCAGCATCTTCCCTAAGCACCAGAAAGAAAAGAAACGCCCCGAACCTGCTGTGATAGAGACCGTGACTGAAAAGCCACAGGTGAAAACCGTAGGAAAAATCGACCTTGACAACCTGAACAAAAAACCGGCTGCCAAGAAATCTGCCGCTACGGAGAAAAAAGAGGAACCGAAGCAACAGGCACCTGCCGAAAATCTGCCGAAAAAGGAGGAAACAAAGCCTGTACAAAAAGAGGAGCCCAAGAAAGAAACGGCACCCGTTGCCAAGAAAGAAGAGCCGGTAACGGCGCAAACGGCAACGGAAAAACCAGCTCCCGAAACACCGAAACAGGAAACGCACGAGCAGAAAGTGTTCACACTGAAGAGCGAGCAGAAAGCGGCTCCGCAGGTGAACGTGCTGGGCAAAATCGACCTCGACTCGCTCAACCAGAGCACACGTCCGAAGAAAAAGAGTAAAGAGGAACGCCGTAAAGAGCGCGAGGAGAAGGCACTGCAACGGGGCGAAAAGAAAAAGCGCGTGCGCATCAACAAAGAGCGTGTGGACATCAACGCTGCTGCCAACCAGGCAGAAAAACAATCGCAGAACCCGAAAAACAAAGAGAAGAAACCCAAAAATAAAAAGCGCAACCAGCGCATGCTGGAGGTGAACGAGGAAGACGTGGCACGCCAGGTAAAAGAAACACTGGCACGGCTCACCTCGAAAGGGCAAAACAAGAAAGGCGCAAAATACCGCAAAGAGAAGCGCGAAGCCGTACAGGAGCGCATACACGAGGAAATGGCAGCACAGTCGGCAGAAAGCAAGGTGCTGAAACTGACCGAGTTTGTGACCGTCAGCGAACTGGCAACGATGATGAACGTCGGTGTCAACCAAGTCATCGGAACATGTATGAGCATCGGCATCATGGTATCTATCAACCAGCGCCTTGATGCAGAAACCATCAACATTGTGGCGGACGAGTTCGGCTATTCCACCGAGTATGTCAGCGCAGAGGTGCAGAATGCCATCACCGAAGAGGAAGACCAAGAGGAAGACCTCATCCCGCGCGCCCCAATCGTCACCGTCATGGGACACGTGGACCATGGTAAGACCTCGCTGCTCGACTATATCCGCAAGACCAACGTCATCGCCGGAGAGGCAGGAGGAATCACTCAGCACATCGGTGCCTACAACGTGGAACTGCCCGACGGCAGACAGATTACCTTCCTCGACACACCGGGACACGAAGCATTTACCGCCATGCGTGCCCGTGGTGCACAGGTTACCGACATCGCCATCATCATCGTGGCTGCCGACGACAGCGTCATGCCTACCACCAAGGAGGCTATCGCACATGCACAGGCTGCCAACGTGCCGATGGTGTTCGCCATCAACAAGATAGACAAACAGGGAGCCAACCCTGAAAAGATACGCGAAGACCTCGCCAACATGAACCTTCTCGTCGAGGACTGGGGTGGTAAATATCAGTGCCAGGAAATCTCTGCCAAGAAGGGAATCGGCGTAGAAGAACTGCTTGAGAAAGTGCTTCTCGAAGCAGAAATGCTTGAACTCAAGGCGAATCCGAACCGCAAGGCTACGGGAAGCATCATCGAGTCGTCGCTCGACAAGGGACGCGGATATGTTTCTACCGTACTCGTTGCCAACGGAACGCTGAAAGTGGGCGATGTGGTCGTTGCCGGAACCAGCTACGGACGCATCAAGGCGATGTTCAACGAGCGCAACCAGCGCATTGACAGCGCAGGACCGGCTGAGCCCTGTATCATCCTCGGACTGAACGGAGCACCGACTGCCGGCGACTCTTTCCATGTGATGGAAACCGAGCAAGAGGCACGGGAAATCACCAACAAACGCGTGCAGCTGCAACGCGAACAGTCGCTCCGCACGACCAAGACCATCGGTCTGGACGACATCTCGCACCGCATCGCACTCGGTGAATTCCACGAACTGAACATCATCGTCAAGGGCGATACCGACGGAAGTATCGAGGCACTCTCTGACTCGTTCATCAAACTTTCTACGGAAAAGGTGCAAGTCAATGTCATCAACAAGGCTGTCGGACAGATTTCCGAGAACGACGTGATGCTCGCCAGTGCATCTGACGCCATCATCGTGGGCTTCCAAGTGCGCCCATCGGCAGAGGCACGCAAACTGGCAGAGCGAGAGGGCGTATCCATCAACACCTATTCTATCATATACGATGCCATCGACGACATCAAGTCAACGATGGAAGGCATGTTGGACAAGGTGAAGAAGGAAATCGTGACGGGCGAAATCGAGGTGAAGCAAGTCTTCAAAATCTCGAAGGTGGGCACCGTTGCCGGCGGACTGGTCATCGACGGAAAGGTCCACAACAAGGACAAGGCACGCGTTGTGCGTGACGGAATTGTGGTGCATACCGCACCTATCGACGCCCTGAAACGCTATAAGGACGACGCCAAAGAGGTGGCAACGGGTCTGGAATGCGGTATCTCACTGGTAAACTTCAACGACATCCAGGTGGGCGACATCATCGAAACGTTCACCGAAGTGGAGGTCGAACAGAAACTCTAA
- the nusA gene encoding transcription termination factor NusA yields MATRTSTTKTINMIDVFKDFKETKNIDRPTLQSVLEESFRNVIAKIFGSDENFTVIVNPDKGDLEIYRNRVVVADGAVKDENKEISLTEAQKIEPDYEEGEDVSEPVEFAKFGRRAILNLRQTLASKILELEHDNLYNKYKDRVGQIISGEVYQTWKREVLLIDDEGNELILPKAEQIPSDNYRKGETIRAIILRVDNENNNPKIILSRTSPTFLHRMLEAEVPEINDGLISVKRIARMPGERAKVAVESYDDRIDPVGACVGVKGSRVHGIVRELGNENIDVINYTSNTKLFIQRALSPAKISNIIIDETTKKAEVYLKPEEVSLAIGRNGLNIKLASMLTEYTIDVFREINADEAEEDIYLDEFTDEIDEWIIAAIKNIGLDTAKAVLKAPREILIEKADLEEETVDHLLEVLQAEFE; encoded by the coding sequence ATGGCAACAAGAACATCGACCACGAAGACAATCAACATGATTGATGTCTTCAAGGATTTCAAAGAGACTAAAAACATCGACCGCCCCACCCTGCAAAGCGTACTGGAAGAGAGCTTCCGCAACGTGATTGCCAAGATTTTCGGCAGCGACGAGAACTTCACCGTCATCGTCAATCCCGACAAGGGCGACTTGGAAATCTATCGCAACCGCGTGGTTGTAGCCGACGGAGCAGTGAAAGACGAGAACAAGGAAATCTCTCTGACAGAGGCACAAAAGATTGAGCCCGACTATGAAGAGGGCGAAGACGTGTCGGAACCTGTAGAGTTTGCCAAGTTCGGACGCCGCGCCATCCTCAACCTGCGCCAGACACTGGCTTCGAAAATCCTCGAACTGGAGCACGACAACCTGTATAATAAGTACAAGGACCGTGTGGGACAAATCATCTCAGGCGAGGTTTACCAGACCTGGAAGCGCGAAGTGCTGCTCATCGACGATGAGGGCAACGAACTCATCCTGCCCAAAGCAGAGCAGATTCCGTCAGACAACTACCGCAAGGGAGAAACCATCCGCGCCATCATCCTGCGCGTGGACAACGAGAACAACAACCCGAAGATTATCCTCTCACGCACAAGTCCCACCTTCCTGCACCGCATGCTGGAAGCTGAAGTGCCCGAAATCAATGACGGACTCATCTCCGTGAAGCGCATTGCCCGCATGCCAGGAGAGCGCGCCAAGGTGGCTGTGGAGAGCTATGACGACCGCATCGACCCCGTGGGAGCCTGCGTCGGTGTGAAAGGTAGCCGCGTGCACGGCATCGTGCGCGAACTCGGCAACGAGAATATCGACGTCATCAACTATACATCGAACACCAAACTGTTCATACAGCGTGCACTCAGCCCTGCCAAAATCTCGAACATCATCATCGATGAGACCACCAAGAAGGCAGAAGTCTATCTCAAACCCGAAGAGGTGAGCCTGGCTATCGGACGCAACGGTCTGAACATCAAACTGGCTTCGATGCTGACTGAATACACCATCGACGTGTTCCGTGAAATCAATGCCGACGAGGCTGAGGAGGACATCTATCTCGATGAGTTCACCGATGAGATTGATGAGTGGATCATCGCTGCCATCAAGAACATCGGACTCGACACCGCCAAGGCTGTGCTGAAAGCCCCGCGCGAGATACTGATAGAGAAAGCCGACCTTGAGGAAGAAACCGTTGACCACCTGCTGGAGGTTCTGCAGGCTGAGTTTGAATAG
- the rimP gene encoding ribosome assembly cofactor RimP, with product MIDKNIVKGLVEEWLKNEDYFLVDVEVDSSNRIVVEIDHADGVWIEDCVALSRFIEEHLNRDEEDFELEVGSAGLGQPFKVAQQYVNHIGKEVEVLTKDGKKLHGTLTAADDASFTVTVQEKQKQEGKKRPVMVDVEQTFGMGDVKYCKYLISFK from the coding sequence ATGATAGACAAGAACATCGTAAAAGGATTGGTAGAAGAATGGCTCAAAAATGAGGACTATTTCCTCGTTGACGTGGAGGTGGACAGCAGCAATCGCATTGTTGTGGAAATCGACCATGCCGACGGTGTGTGGATTGAAGACTGCGTGGCTCTGAGCCGCTTCATCGAGGAACATCTGAACCGCGACGAAGAGGACTTCGAACTGGAAGTGGGCTCGGCAGGACTGGGACAACCGTTCAAGGTGGCTCAGCAATATGTGAACCACATCGGCAAGGAGGTGGAGGTGCTGACAAAGGACGGCAAGAAGCTGCACGGGACACTGACGGCAGCCGACGACGCCTCATTTACGGTGACCGTGCAAGAGAAACAGAAGCAGGAAGGCAAGAAGCGCCCCGTCATGGTGGACGTGGAACAGACGTTCGGGATGGGCGACGTGAAATACTGCAAGTATCTCATCAGCTTCAAATAG
- a CDS encoding RagB/SusD family nutrient uptake outer membrane protein yields MKKYSKFLMILGFGVFALTSCNLDEFPAGSISYQEGEDMITSIGDLTKLQNGMYQSYRLTHYGQLSEAGEFMCDGFNATRAYGNNYGAIHRTDQSFTSGDYDTRDFWAINYFAIKNYNLFIQHIVNFEPENDSEAKVAKVAEGEAHFFRAVAYLQLVRHYGKLWEPGSPGDLAVPLILKYDQEEKPARATVHDVYNQIKADLDIAAEKLAGVAGKVGSPTPTIDAVNAVYARYYLDTRDWQKAAEYAEKVINSTAGYALSDDAEAMEKEYINDKGKEPIMQLPATLAESGASTPFDNVTNEIRNISYTYATKTDEDGLYFAPYYIPSQKLINLYEANDLRLKQWFDKTVKVKIDGAIFQNQFYIFTKYLGNPELRSNDIPNARQKVKPFLIGEMYLIAAEAYWNHGDNNKSKEMLNALQTTRGATASEATPVNIKNEWFKETVGEGLRVSCLKRWKDGFEGRQSQPGAADAVMSGSEYAQKVLPSTSNFWVWPIPNYEIQINHNLEQNPGY; encoded by the coding sequence ATGAAAAAATATAGTAAATTTTTAATGATTCTTGGATTTGGCGTTTTTGCGTTAACTTCATGTAATTTGGATGAATTCCCCGCAGGCTCTATTTCCTATCAAGAAGGTGAAGACATGATTACCAGTATCGGAGATTTGACAAAACTCCAAAATGGTATGTATCAGTCTTATCGTCTTACGCATTATGGACAGCTTTCTGAAGCAGGAGAGTTCATGTGTGACGGATTCAATGCAACAAGAGCATACGGTAACAACTATGGAGCAATCCATCGTACAGACCAATCATTCACCTCTGGTGACTATGACACCCGTGACTTCTGGGCAATCAACTATTTCGCAATCAAGAATTACAACCTCTTCATTCAGCATATTGTTAACTTCGAACCGGAAAATGACAGTGAAGCAAAAGTTGCGAAAGTAGCAGAGGGTGAAGCACACTTCTTCCGTGCAGTAGCCTATCTTCAATTAGTACGTCACTACGGAAAATTGTGGGAACCGGGTTCTCCTGGGGATTTAGCAGTGCCTCTGATTCTGAAATACGATCAAGAAGAGAAACCTGCACGTGCTACCGTTCATGATGTCTATAATCAAATCAAAGCTGATTTAGATATAGCAGCTGAGAAACTTGCTGGTGTTGCTGGAAAAGTTGGTTCACCTACCCCAACTATCGATGCTGTGAATGCAGTCTATGCACGTTATTATCTTGATACAAGAGACTGGCAAAAAGCAGCAGAATACGCAGAGAAGGTTATCAATTCTACTGCAGGCTATGCATTATCTGACGATGCTGAAGCTATGGAGAAAGAATACATTAATGACAAAGGAAAAGAACCTATCATGCAGCTGCCAGCAACATTGGCAGAAAGCGGAGCATCTACACCGTTTGACAATGTTACCAATGAAATAAGAAACATTTCTTATACATACGCAACAAAAACAGATGAAGACGGTCTCTATTTTGCGCCATACTACATTCCTTCTCAAAAGTTGATAAATCTCTATGAAGCCAATGACTTGAGATTGAAACAGTGGTTCGACAAAACCGTAAAAGTTAAAATCGATGGTGCCATTTTCCAGAATCAGTTCTACATTTTCACCAAGTATCTTGGTAATCCTGAACTGCGCAGCAATGACATTCCGAATGCACGTCAGAAAGTTAAGCCATTCCTTATCGGCGAGATGTATTTGATTGCCGCAGAAGCTTACTGGAATCATGGAGACAATAACAAATCCAAAGAAATGCTGAATGCACTGCAAACAACACGTGGAGCGACAGCATCAGAAGCTACTCCAGTCAACATCAAGAACGAATGGTTCAAAGAAACCGTCGGTGAAGGTCTTCGTGTGAGCTGTCTGAAACGTTGGAAAGATGGTTTCGAAGGACGTCAAAGCCAGCCAGGAGCAGCAGATGCAGTGATGAGCGGTTCGGAATATGCACAGAAAGTATTGCCTAGTACTTCTAACTTCTGGGTATGGCCGATTCCGAATTATGAAATTCAAATCAATCATAACCTCGAACAGAACCCAGGTTATTAA